From a region of the Thermomicrobium roseum DSM 5159 genome:
- a CDS encoding ABC transporter substrate-binding protein produces the protein MTRKLSRRQFLGTMLVAGGSALLAACRRGEATPTPAPSAGTPAAGKQFEGVEVNVITFTGPQIAEPLQRRAPEFQKLTGAKINVITVPFADLYQKILTDFTTGTNSYHVIVFAPQWMADYVEPGYLEDLTPRIEADPALQWDDIAPFFRNFSATYGGRIYTIPLDGDFQMVYYRTDLLEAEGLKPPETWEDYLAIAQKFHGKDLNGDGVPDFGSGIAKRRGAQSYWMFWSIAASFLQSQGTQQGAFFDVDTMEPLTMNEAFERALEIYKETGKYGPPDELNWDVGDSRAAFVTGRCALTLDWGDIGTLAIDPEQSKVKDKVGAVILPGTKEVLDRKAGKLVACDQNTCPHAINGVNHAPYAAFGGWSGAINKNAPAKVKDAGYAFLSYMSQPAQSNVDVTIGKTGFNPYRISQFENIDLWVKAGMSEAAAKNYLGAIKASLNSPNMVLDLRIPGAQRYQGVVLDTVLSRYLAGELTTKQAMEELTKGWNEITDELGREKQKQAYRASLSIR, from the coding sequence ATGACGAGGAAACTCTCGCGTCGGCAGTTTCTCGGCACCATGCTGGTGGCAGGAGGGAGCGCGCTGCTCGCTGCCTGTCGCCGCGGTGAGGCGACACCCACCCCTGCTCCATCGGCCGGAACCCCGGCCGCCGGCAAGCAGTTCGAGGGCGTCGAGGTCAACGTGATCACCTTCACCGGGCCACAGATCGCCGAGCCGCTGCAGCGTCGCGCGCCCGAGTTCCAAAAGCTCACCGGCGCCAAGATCAACGTGATCACGGTTCCCTTCGCTGACCTCTACCAGAAGATCTTGACCGACTTCACGACCGGTACCAACAGTTATCACGTCATCGTCTTCGCCCCACAGTGGATGGCCGACTACGTCGAGCCCGGCTATCTCGAGGACCTTACCCCGCGCATCGAAGCCGATCCCGCGCTGCAGTGGGACGATATCGCGCCCTTCTTCCGCAACTTCAGTGCTACCTACGGTGGCCGCATTTACACCATCCCCTTGGACGGCGACTTCCAGATGGTCTATTACCGGACGGACTTGCTCGAGGCCGAAGGGCTCAAGCCACCGGAGACCTGGGAGGACTATCTCGCTATCGCGCAGAAGTTCCACGGGAAGGACCTGAACGGCGACGGTGTGCCCGACTTCGGCTCGGGGATCGCCAAGCGCCGCGGAGCCCAGAGCTACTGGATGTTCTGGTCGATCGCCGCTTCGTTCCTGCAGAGTCAGGGAACGCAGCAGGGCGCCTTCTTCGATGTCGACACCATGGAACCGCTGACCATGAACGAAGCGTTCGAGCGAGCGCTGGAGATTTACAAGGAGACCGGCAAGTACGGGCCACCGGACGAACTGAACTGGGATGTCGGTGACAGCCGTGCTGCCTTCGTCACCGGGCGCTGCGCGCTCACGCTCGACTGGGGCGATATCGGCACGCTCGCCATCGATCCCGAGCAGTCCAAAGTGAAGGACAAGGTCGGTGCGGTCATCCTGCCCGGCACCAAGGAGGTGCTCGATCGCAAGGCAGGCAAGCTGGTCGCCTGCGACCAGAACACCTGCCCGCACGCGATCAACGGGGTGAACCACGCGCCGTATGCGGCCTTCGGTGGCTGGTCGGGCGCGATCAACAAGAACGCACCGGCCAAGGTGAAGGACGCGGGTTATGCCTTCCTGTCCTACATGAGCCAACCGGCTCAATCCAACGTCGACGTCACGATCGGAAAGACCGGATTCAACCCGTATCGCATTTCCCAGTTCGAGAACATCGATCTCTGGGTCAAGGCCGGGATGAGCGAGGCGGCTGCCAAGAACTATCTGGGAGCCATCAAGGCGAGCCTCAACAGCCCCAACATGGTACTCGATCTCCGTATCCCCGGCGCGCAGCGGTACCAGGGCGTTGTGCTCGATACCGTGCTCTCCCGCTATCTCGCCGGCGAACTGACGACCAAGCAAGCCATGGAGGAACTGACCAAGGGCTGGAACGAGATCACCGATGAGCTCGGACGCGAGAAGCAGAAGCAGGCCTATCGCGCCAGCTTGAGCATCCGCTGA
- a CDS encoding IclR family transcriptional regulator, producing MPVQSPAVWRAVASLDAVARASDGLTLSEVARAIGEPKSTLHAVLATLVEAGLLIREETSKRYRLGPHILALAGAYARQSDLIRAFTEVARPLARELGETIQLAILQGREVLYIGKQEGTQWVRLASEVGTRLPAHATSLGKCLLAWLPENELGCLLAEGPLVALTPRTITDPDALRAELAQVRAQGFAIDRGETLPDVWCFGAPVRDAHGVVVAALSISVPVTRIGVERVEELVRAARAAADELSRQLGFSGVDDRVIDRMGIPSSRRRVAP from the coding sequence ATGCCGGTACAGTCTCCAGCCGTGTGGCGTGCGGTGGCGAGCCTGGACGCCGTGGCGCGAGCCAGCGATGGGTTGACGCTCAGCGAAGTGGCCCGGGCGATCGGCGAGCCGAAGAGCACGCTGCATGCCGTCCTCGCAACCTTGGTCGAGGCCGGTCTCCTGATCCGGGAGGAGACCAGCAAACGGTATCGGCTCGGCCCCCACATCCTGGCACTCGCTGGCGCCTACGCTCGTCAGAGCGACTTGATCCGCGCCTTCACGGAGGTCGCGCGTCCGCTGGCCCGCGAACTCGGCGAGACGATCCAGCTCGCCATCCTTCAGGGGCGCGAGGTGCTGTACATCGGCAAGCAGGAAGGCACCCAATGGGTTCGCTTGGCCTCGGAGGTCGGGACGCGCCTACCCGCGCACGCCACGTCCCTCGGGAAGTGCCTCCTGGCCTGGCTACCAGAGAACGAACTCGGGTGCCTTTTGGCCGAAGGGCCGCTGGTCGCCCTCACCCCGCGCACCATCACCGATCCGGACGCGCTTCGCGCCGAGCTGGCTCAGGTTCGCGCGCAGGGATTCGCCATCGATCGCGGTGAGACGCTTCCCGACGTTTGGTGCTTCGGTGCGCCGGTCCGCGACGCGCATGGTGTCGTCGTGGCCGCTCTGAGCATCTCGGTACCGGTGACCCGTATCGGCGTCGAGCGCGTGGAGGAACTCGTCAGAGCAGCCCGAGCGGCGGCCGACGAGCTTTCCCGACAACTCGGCTTCAGCGGGGTCGATGATCGAGTGATCGATCGGATGGGAATTCCTAGTTCGAGGAGGAGGGTTGCACCATGA
- a CDS encoding E3 ubiquitin ligase family protein, whose protein sequence is MIFVTLCFLITAGVGLVCLIGYRRTRQQLRLLRLVATCPIAELHERIPGEMVEITGTVHCATPLRSEYTGQPCVYYRTVTERVVERHGRSKKGGRLSEVVAQNEQRIAFEVDDGTGRVAVDPVGAEIDGRKLLDRFEPVENGEGATLRIAGMSVEVRAAEWRTLGYRKIEEAVLVGYPVYVLGVLQDDGSIGRPPEGSRLREFLISARSEEELATSLRRRSYLFLAGAITSFVVAGMLLIALLVQSVISIS, encoded by the coding sequence ATGATCTTCGTCACGCTCTGCTTCCTCATAACGGCCGGTGTTGGCTTGGTCTGCCTCATCGGGTATCGCCGGACGCGTCAGCAGCTGCGGCTCCTGCGTCTCGTGGCGACCTGCCCGATCGCTGAGTTGCATGAGCGGATCCCCGGAGAGATGGTCGAGATCACCGGAACCGTGCACTGCGCAACACCGCTGAGAAGCGAGTACACTGGCCAACCCTGCGTGTACTACCGCACGGTGACCGAGCGAGTCGTGGAGCGGCACGGCAGGAGCAAGAAGGGCGGTCGGCTCTCGGAGGTCGTTGCCCAAAACGAGCAGCGCATCGCTTTCGAGGTCGATGACGGCACCGGTCGCGTCGCTGTCGACCCCGTCGGCGCGGAGATCGACGGGCGCAAGCTCCTCGACCGATTCGAGCCCGTGGAGAATGGGGAGGGAGCGACGCTGCGCATCGCTGGGATGTCAGTCGAAGTCCGCGCGGCCGAATGGCGGACACTGGGATACCGGAAGATCGAAGAGGCGGTGCTCGTCGGGTATCCGGTGTACGTCCTCGGTGTGCTGCAGGACGACGGCAGCATCGGTCGTCCCCCGGAGGGCAGTCGTTTGCGTGAATTCCTGATCAGCGCCCGCTCCGAGGAAGAGCTTGCCACCAGCCTCCGCCGGCGCAGTTATCTGTTCCTGGCCGGCGCGATCACGAGTTTCGTCGTTGCGGGGATGTTGCTGATCGCGCTGCTCGTGCAATCGGTCATCAGCATCTCCTGA